The Thermoclostridium stercorarium subsp. stercorarium DSM 8532 genome contains a region encoding:
- a CDS encoding YggS family pyridoxal phosphate-dependent enzyme has product MFTEEDELRIRNNLNNVRERIRKAAERCGRNPDDIMLLAVSKTVGIEAIETAIKEKVLNFGENRVQELVQKYDILKGRCNWHLIGRLQTNKVKYIIDKVVLIHSLDRLELADEIQKRAQACNRVVNTLIQVNVSGEETKAGISPDEVLNFVKKVSAYPNIKVKGLMTIAPYTDNPENVRWVFRRLKDIFVDIRRENINNIDMQYLSMGMSHDFEVAIEEGANIVRIGTSIFGERQYP; this is encoded by the coding sequence ATGTTCACCGAGGAAGATGAATTAAGGATTCGGAATAATCTTAATAATGTACGTGAAAGAATTAGGAAGGCAGCCGAAAGGTGCGGACGTAACCCTGACGACATAATGCTTTTGGCCGTTTCAAAGACGGTGGGAATTGAGGCGATTGAAACGGCAATTAAAGAAAAAGTACTGAATTTTGGTGAAAACAGGGTTCAGGAACTTGTACAAAAATACGATATATTAAAGGGAAGGTGTAACTGGCATCTTATCGGTCGACTCCAGACAAATAAAGTAAAATATATTATTGACAAAGTGGTTCTGATTCACTCGCTGGATCGTCTGGAGCTGGCGGATGAGATTCAGAAAAGAGCGCAGGCCTGCAACCGAGTGGTAAATACCCTTATACAGGTTAATGTGTCAGGAGAGGAGACAAAAGCAGGTATTTCCCCGGATGAAGTGCTTAATTTTGTAAAAAAGGTGTCTGCGTACCCGAACATAAAAGTCAAAGGCCTGATGACTATCGCTCCTTACACCGATAACCCTGAAAATGTGCGCTGGGTGTTCAGGCGTTTAAAAGACATTTTTGTTGACATCAGACGGGAAAATATTAATAATATTGATATGCAGTATTTGTCAATGGGTATGAGCCATGATTTCGAAGTGGCGATTGAGGAGGGTGCCAATATCGTCCGTATTGGTACCAGTATATTCGGTGAAAGGCAGTACCCGTGA
- the lexA gene encoding transcriptional repressor LexA: MKQKSLDKQQQILEFVNKQVKEKGYPPSVREICKAVGFKSTSTVHSYLQALEEQGLIVKDPSKTRALKVIDSKKQELEGYISDHEIENVPIIGRVAAGQPILAVENIEDTFPVPVEYLENGPTFILRVKGDSMVNKGILDGDLVIVKQQNTAENGDIVVALIEDETTVKTFYREKDYIRLQPENENYEPIIVKDNVTILGKVIALFRKF, encoded by the coding sequence ATGAAGCAGAAAAGTCTGGACAAGCAGCAACAAATTTTGGAATTTGTCAACAAGCAGGTTAAGGAAAAAGGATATCCTCCTTCGGTTCGCGAAATTTGCAAGGCCGTAGGGTTCAAATCCACCTCAACCGTGCATTCATACCTGCAGGCTCTTGAAGAACAGGGATTGATTGTGAAAGATCCTTCCAAAACAAGGGCTTTGAAAGTAATAGACAGTAAAAAGCAGGAACTGGAAGGGTATATTTCAGATCATGAAATTGAAAATGTTCCGATCATAGGCAGGGTTGCAGCCGGCCAGCCGATACTCGCGGTTGAAAACATAGAAGATACCTTCCCTGTGCCCGTTGAATACCTGGAAAACGGTCCTACATTCATTCTCAGGGTAAAAGGCGACAGTATGGTTAACAAAGGCATTCTGGACGGGGATTTGGTTATTGTAAAACAGCAAAATACGGCAGAAAACGGGGATATAGTGGTAGCGTTAATAGAAGACGAAACAACGGTAAAAACTTTTTACAGGGAGAAGGATTATATCCGTCTGCAACCTGAAAATGAAAATTACGAACCTATAATTGTTAAAGATAACGTTACCATTTTGGGTAAAGTCATAGCACTTTTCCGAAAATTTTAG
- a CDS encoding thiamine pyrophosphate-dependent dehydrogenase E1 component subunit alpha — MERDKLIEMYRTMKLIRRIEQRINDEYKYDEIKTPIHLSIGQEAVAAGVCVHLRKDDYIFSTHRNHAQYIAKGGNIRKMIAELYLRTTGCARGRGGSMHLVDTDVGILGSTAIVGGNIPLGTGTALASKLLNNDRVTVVFFGDGAADEGTFHESLNFAAVRKLPVVYVCENNFYAINSHQKARQAGEGIYQWGRGYGMPGYRIDGNDVLEVSEYARQAIERCRKGEGPTLLECITYRWKGHIGTVDDVGDGYRPKEEYDYWLSKCPIKRFAEFLRIKEILTDELEKAIDEEIDTTVEDAFSFAKSSPKPSTVELTEFVYVD; from the coding sequence ATGGAAAGGGACAAACTTATTGAAATGTATAGAACAATGAAACTTATCCGCAGGATTGAACAGCGGATTAATGATGAATACAAATATGACGAAATAAAAACGCCCATTCATCTGTCGATAGGCCAGGAAGCGGTTGCAGCAGGCGTTTGCGTACATTTAAGAAAAGACGATTATATTTTCAGTACTCACAGGAACCATGCCCAGTACATCGCCAAAGGCGGAAATATCAGAAAAATGATTGCAGAGCTGTATCTCAGAACGACGGGATGCGCACGGGGCAGAGGAGGCTCGATGCACCTTGTCGATACCGATGTAGGTATACTCGGCTCCACTGCAATAGTCGGAGGAAATATTCCGCTTGGAACAGGCACTGCGCTGGCTTCGAAACTCTTGAACAACGACAGGGTAACGGTTGTGTTTTTCGGCGACGGTGCCGCTGATGAGGGAACCTTCCATGAAAGCCTGAATTTCGCGGCGGTAAGGAAGCTTCCGGTAGTGTATGTCTGTGAAAATAATTTTTATGCCATTAACTCGCATCAGAAGGCGCGTCAGGCCGGCGAGGGCATTTATCAGTGGGGGCGTGGCTACGGTATGCCGGGTTACCGGATTGACGGCAATGACGTGCTGGAAGTTTCGGAATATGCCCGGCAGGCGATTGAAAGATGCCGAAAGGGCGAAGGGCCGACTCTGCTTGAATGCATTACCTACAGATGGAAAGGACATATCGGAACCGTGGACGACGTTGGCGATGGTTACAGACCAAAGGAAGAGTACGATTACTGGCTTTCGAAATGCCCTATAAAACGTTTTGCCGAATTCCTGAGAATAAAAGAAATTTTGACAGACGAGCTTGAAAAAGCCATAGACGAAGAAATAGACACCACCGTGGAAGATGCGTTCAGTTTTGCGAAAAGCTCCCCGAAACCCTCAACGGTCGAACTTACCGAATTTGTTTATGTTGACTGA
- a CDS encoding aminotransferase class I/II-fold pyridoxal phosphate-dependent enzyme, which translates to MKITEIYHEAFKIDSDLVKLAQDVEKKCSDVFERIKNISAYNHSKVIRAMQEYMVSDSHFVGTTGYGYNDRGREVLENVYAMAFGAEDALVRHQITCGTHALALCLYGILRPDDELLSITGKPYDTLDEVIGIRGEVGTGSLKDYGVTYRQVDLLENGDFDFEKIKESINPKTKMVFIQRSRGYSWRGPITVERIGQAVKFVKCIKPDVVVMVDNCYGEFVECKEPTDAGADIMAGSLIKNPGGGIALAGGYIAGRKDLVELVSYRMTVPGLGSKVGATLGQNRSMFQGFFLAPHIVAESLKGVVFASALMESLGYETCPAYNEERSDIIQAIKFGNPEAVIAFCQGIQKGSPVDSFVTPVPSEMPGYDSPVIMAAGAFVQGSSIELSADAPIRPPYIAYLQGGLVYEHVKLGVLCAAQELINRGLLRLG; encoded by the coding sequence ATGAAAATTACCGAAATATATCATGAGGCATTTAAAATTGATTCTGATCTTGTAAAGCTGGCGCAGGATGTGGAGAAAAAATGCTCTGATGTGTTTGAGAGAATTAAAAACATATCGGCGTATAATCATAGTAAAGTAATAAGAGCCATGCAGGAATACATGGTAAGTGATTCCCATTTTGTAGGTACAACGGGATATGGCTACAACGACAGAGGCAGAGAGGTACTGGAGAATGTATATGCCATGGCGTTTGGCGCTGAGGATGCACTGGTAAGGCATCAGATAACATGCGGAACCCACGCGTTGGCCCTTTGCCTTTACGGAATTTTAAGACCGGATGATGAACTTTTATCCATAACAGGAAAGCCGTATGACACCCTTGACGAAGTTATCGGTATACGCGGAGAAGTCGGAACCGGCTCTCTTAAAGATTACGGGGTTACTTACCGGCAGGTTGATTTACTGGAAAACGGCGATTTTGATTTTGAAAAAATAAAGGAAAGCATTAATCCAAAAACAAAAATGGTATTTATCCAGAGATCCAGAGGATATTCCTGGAGAGGTCCCATAACCGTGGAACGCATTGGACAGGCCGTAAAATTCGTCAAATGCATAAAGCCCGACGTGGTCGTTATGGTGGACAATTGTTACGGTGAATTTGTGGAATGCAAGGAACCTACCGATGCAGGCGCGGATATTATGGCCGGGTCATTAATCAAAAACCCCGGTGGCGGAATTGCTCTTGCTGGTGGGTATATTGCCGGAAGGAAAGATTTGGTTGAACTGGTTTCTTACCGTATGACGGTGCCCGGTCTTGGGAGCAAGGTTGGAGCCACTCTTGGACAGAACAGATCCATGTTTCAGGGTTTTTTCCTTGCCCCGCATATTGTGGCTGAAAGTCTTAAAGGTGTTGTTTTTGCCTCGGCGCTTATGGAAAGTTTGGGGTATGAAACGTGTCCGGCATACAATGAAGAGCGAAGCGACATAATACAGGCGATAAAATTCGGAAATCCGGAAGCTGTTATCGCTTTCTGTCAGGGGATACAAAAAGGTTCACCGGTAGACTCGTTTGTTACACCTGTACCAAGCGAAATGCCGGGGTATGATTCGCCGGTAATAATGGCGGCCGGAGCATTTGTGCAGGGATCGTCCATTGAACTTTCGGCGGATGCGCCAATACGGCCACCATATATAGCGTATCTGCAGGGCGGACTTGTTTACGAGCACGTGAAGCTGGGGGTTTTGTGCGCAGCGCAGGAATTGATTAACAGAGGTTTATTGAGGCTGGGATAA
- a CDS encoding DivIVA domain-containing protein: MNFTPNDLSNIVFRRSVVRGVDENQVYEVIQKIIEDYSDYIRELMKAKEQVMELKDRLAHYEKMEDTLKKSLILAQQSSSEIISNAEKKAENIIAEAQNKAKEIIDEANREVVKIQFEAERLKKDMAVYKSKALSLLQSQMKLLNEME; encoded by the coding sequence ATGAACTTTACTCCCAATGATTTATCGAATATAGTGTTCCGCAGATCGGTAGTCAGAGGTGTGGATGAGAATCAGGTATATGAAGTAATCCAGAAAATCATTGAGGATTATTCGGATTACATACGTGAACTGATGAAAGCAAAGGAACAGGTTATGGAGCTGAAGGACAGGCTTGCTCATTATGAAAAAATGGAGGATACCCTTAAGAAAAGTCTGATACTTGCTCAGCAGTCCAGCAGCGAGATTATCAGCAATGCGGAGAAGAAAGCCGAGAATATAATAGCCGAAGCTCAGAATAAAGCGAAAGAGATTATTGATGAGGCGAACCGCGAAGTGGTTAAAATTCAGTTTGAAGCCGAGAGGCTCAAAAAGGACATGGCGGTATATAAAAGCAAAGCTTTAAGCCTTTTACAATCCCAGATGAAATTACTGAATGAAATGGAATAA
- a CDS encoding DUF503 domain-containing protein, with the protein MFCGTEEGRMVVGALNLTLYIGGMKSLKDKRSVVKSLLTKVRSKLNVSAAETGRQDEWNRCELGFCCVTNEASHAESILQSVINFIDSDGRVEIIDSYSETIHI; encoded by the coding sequence TTGTTTTGCGGGACGGAGGAAGGAAGAATGGTTGTCGGCGCGCTGAATTTGACATTATATATAGGCGGAATGAAAAGTTTAAAGGATAAGCGGAGTGTGGTGAAAAGCCTGCTTACAAAAGTGCGATCAAAACTTAACGTATCAGCAGCCGAGACAGGAAGGCAGGATGAATGGAACAGATGTGAACTGGGGTTTTGCTGTGTTACCAATGAAGCGTCTCATGCTGAAAGCATTTTGCAGTCGGTAATCAATTTTATTGACAGTGACGGAAGAGTTGAAATAATTGATTCATATTCAGAAACAATTCATATATGA
- a CDS encoding HlyD family efflux transporter periplasmic adaptor subunit, whose protein sequence is MSGKHGILEENMGTTKDKRINRSSEASLKKRKAKKKRNRRRAVRYVLIFFALVYLPAMWKWIFHGHIETDVLHSDTLEIAVKSEGVFIWDETCVKSPKDGIVIPKAKQGERVPNKFDFAIIVDRDSKRILSEIENLEKNIIRQFAENNPEVLEPDDEFKNQVQNEVSKLTDIAVNRNFTAIDEIRATLENLLYQRNRKIFENTGDRLYVEDKKRELEILRQKLNESAVTVKSEYSGIVVWGGTSDEEKYSPDNMKNLQIEDLETNNENDEAGTLKMRYEQFFDVSADQIFARLVNNDKGWYVCAINKKDSDKLKTGDEISLRVDGVKELIPCTVEAVDAFENKSRVIVSFDRYIEKVVQMRHVKADLVIENVEGLKIPLRSLINRNIYDNTADVFVVRANRAVRKRIKIIAEQDSFAIIDKLSESTDTSPIKIFDIYVVNPQNIEEGQVIN, encoded by the coding sequence GTGAGCGGAAAACATGGTATTCTGGAGGAGAATATGGGAACCACAAAAGATAAAAGAATAAACAGGAGTTCGGAAGCAAGTCTGAAAAAGCGGAAAGCTAAAAAGAAAAGAAATAGAAGAAGAGCGGTGCGGTATGTACTGATATTTTTTGCACTTGTATATTTGCCTGCCATGTGGAAATGGATATTTCACGGACATATCGAAACAGATGTTCTACACAGTGATACCCTTGAGATAGCTGTTAAATCCGAAGGAGTTTTTATCTGGGATGAAACCTGCGTTAAATCTCCGAAAGACGGAATAGTGATACCAAAAGCCAAGCAGGGGGAGCGGGTGCCTAATAAATTTGATTTCGCGATAATTGTTGACAGGGACAGCAAAAGAATATTAAGTGAAATTGAAAACCTTGAAAAAAACATTATAAGACAGTTTGCGGAAAATAATCCCGAAGTACTGGAACCCGATGACGAGTTTAAAAACCAGGTCCAGAACGAAGTCAGCAAATTGACCGATATTGCCGTAAACAGAAATTTTACCGCGATTGACGAAATAAGAGCTACATTGGAAAACCTGCTTTACCAGCGAAACAGGAAGATTTTTGAAAATACCGGGGATAGGTTGTACGTAGAAGACAAAAAACGGGAACTGGAAATTTTACGGCAAAAACTTAACGAATCGGCAGTTACTGTTAAATCCGAATATTCAGGAATAGTGGTCTGGGGCGGTACATCGGATGAGGAGAAATACAGTCCGGACAATATGAAGAATTTGCAGATTGAAGATTTGGAAACAAATAATGAAAACGACGAAGCAGGCACATTGAAAATGAGGTATGAACAATTTTTCGACGTAAGCGCCGATCAGATTTTTGCAAGGCTTGTGAACAATGATAAAGGTTGGTATGTCTGTGCCATAAACAAAAAAGACAGTGATAAGCTTAAAACGGGGGATGAGATATCGCTAAGAGTCGACGGGGTGAAAGAATTGATTCCATGTACGGTTGAAGCTGTGGATGCTTTTGAAAATAAAAGCAGGGTCATTGTTTCCTTCGACCGTTATATTGAGAAGGTCGTGCAAATGAGGCATGTAAAGGCCGACCTGGTGATTGAAAATGTTGAGGGACTTAAAATTCCGCTAAGAAGCCTCATCAACAGAAACATTTACGATAATACCGCCGATGTTTTCGTGGTCAGGGCTAACAGGGCGGTGAGAAAAAGAATTAAGATTATAGCTGAGCAGGATTCTTTTGCTATTATAGATAAACTGAGCGAATCTACCGATACCAGCCCGATCAAAATCTTTGACATTTATGTGGTTAATCCACAGAATATTGAAGAAGGACAGGTGATTAACTGA
- a CDS encoding cell division protein SepF, translating to MANILNKMLDFVGWESEETEDEYYDDEEVVEVDKKENRKVSIGRKNQGKVLNLNGNANAKVVIVFPKNINDAKDICDHLRANRSIVMNVEDVEIQTAQRIVDFLSGAVYSLDGNIQKVSSGIFIATPNSVDILGDVKEELKEDGVFTWMK from the coding sequence ATGGCAAATATTCTGAACAAAATGCTTGATTTTGTAGGTTGGGAATCTGAAGAAACTGAAGATGAATACTATGACGATGAAGAAGTTGTTGAAGTGGATAAAAAAGAGAACCGTAAAGTCTCTATTGGCAGGAAAAACCAGGGAAAAGTACTTAATCTGAACGGCAACGCAAACGCAAAAGTGGTTATTGTCTTCCCCAAAAATATTAACGACGCAAAAGATATCTGTGATCATTTAAGGGCCAACCGTTCAATAGTGATGAATGTGGAAGACGTGGAAATTCAGACTGCGCAGCGCATTGTGGATTTTCTCAGCGGTGCGGTTTATTCCCTTGACGGAAACATTCAAAAGGTATCCTCAGGTATTTTTATCGCTACACCCAACAGTGTGGATATATTGGGAGATGTAAAGGAAGAACTGAAGGAAGACGGCGTTTTCACGTGGATGAAATGA
- a CDS encoding alpha-ketoacid dehydrogenase subunit beta → MPWTTVQVEKLDNFFIKDDTAGDRILTYKDALHEALDQSLARDPRVFIMGEGVDDVAGVFGTTKGLKEKYGENRVFDTPIAENSLTGIAAGAAMAGLRPVLIHARMDFILLSLDQLVNHASKWSYMFAGQVKVPMVVRTISARGWGSGAQHSQCIQGMLMNVPGLKIVAPATPYDAKGLMISAIIDNNPVLFVEHRWLHKTTGPVPENLYSIPIGKGVIRRKGNDITIVAISYMLVEALKAADKLKEAGISAEVVDLRSLKPFDEEIIIESVSKTGRLLIADTGSKTGSVASEIAAFAAEKAFYHLKKPVVRVCCPDTPTPTSDVLEKAYYPSDEDIFREAAKLVRD, encoded by the coding sequence ATGCCGTGGACAACGGTTCAGGTGGAAAAACTGGATAATTTTTTTATAAAGGACGACACTGCAGGTGATCGCATACTCACATACAAAGACGCACTGCATGAAGCACTGGACCAGTCCCTTGCTCGGGATCCCAGGGTTTTTATCATGGGAGAAGGTGTGGATGATGTAGCCGGAGTTTTCGGAACGACAAAGGGACTTAAAGAAAAGTACGGTGAAAACAGGGTATTTGATACCCCTATAGCCGAAAATTCACTGACCGGTATAGCGGCGGGTGCCGCAATGGCAGGGTTAAGACCTGTATTAATTCATGCCCGAATGGATTTCATATTACTGTCGCTTGATCAATTGGTGAATCACGCCTCAAAATGGTCATATATGTTTGCAGGACAGGTAAAGGTGCCGATGGTTGTAAGGACTATCAGCGCAAGGGGTTGGGGCTCGGGAGCACAGCACTCACAGTGTATTCAGGGGATGCTGATGAATGTCCCCGGGCTGAAAATCGTAGCCCCTGCCACTCCATATGATGCGAAGGGATTAATGATATCGGCGATTATCGACAATAATCCTGTTCTGTTTGTGGAACACAGATGGCTTCATAAAACAACGGGTCCGGTACCCGAAAACCTTTATTCAATACCGATAGGCAAGGGAGTTATCCGCCGGAAGGGGAATGATATAACCATTGTGGCGATATCTTATATGCTTGTGGAGGCGCTCAAGGCGGCGGATAAGCTCAAGGAAGCGGGTATATCGGCGGAAGTGGTGGATCTGCGCTCACTGAAACCTTTTGATGAGGAAATTATTATAGAATCAGTTTCAAAAACGGGACGGCTGTTAATTGCCGACACCGGCTCCAAAACAGGTAGTGTTGCTTCAGAAATAGCTGCGTTTGCAGCCGAAAAGGCCTTTTATCATCTGAAAAAGCCTGTTGTACGCGTATGCTGTCCGGACACGCCGACGCCCACCAGCGACGTGCTGGAAAAAGCTTATTATCCTTCAGACGAGGATATTTTCAGGGAAGCCGCAAAACTGGTCAGAGACTGA
- a CDS encoding O-fucosyltransferase family protein: protein MEGKKFLLIREIGMGLWNELHHVLAQLLVAEIVGRIPVVYWGKGSLYAPDENVNAFEEFFMPVSDLDIHALAQDKFLFYPERWNSGNFLTVPDFSRNEPAITTECLKNCEADVVVCDRYTDVDKIIPSIPKKHRLFGLNRRKVCHRLICEYIRLKKDLQDSIETFYAENMKGARFLAVHIRSSDKLTEVKHLHELNQRYPREIEKVLETNPGMRIFLMTDCIDILEEYRERYGSLLVYTDCRRVPKDGPGVHYQEYHDNRVKGFEIIRDSWLAAKCDYFIGNGYSNVSFGICELKDWRNDRIKLLY, encoded by the coding sequence ATGGAAGGGAAAAAATTCTTACTGATAAGGGAAATAGGCATGGGATTATGGAACGAATTACATCATGTTTTAGCTCAGCTGCTTGTTGCGGAAATTGTGGGCCGTATTCCTGTTGTTTACTGGGGAAAGGGTAGTCTTTACGCACCGGACGAAAATGTAAACGCTTTTGAGGAATTTTTCATGCCTGTATCGGATTTGGATATCCATGCTCTGGCTCAGGATAAATTTTTATTTTACCCCGAACGGTGGAACAGTGGGAATTTTCTCACTGTTCCTGACTTTTCAAGAAATGAACCGGCGATAACTACGGAGTGCTTGAAAAATTGTGAGGCAGACGTTGTTGTCTGCGACAGATACACGGATGTGGATAAAATAATTCCCTCAATACCGAAAAAGCACCGGCTTTTCGGGTTAAACAGAAGGAAAGTTTGCCACAGACTCATATGCGAATATATCCGGCTTAAAAAAGATCTGCAGGACAGTATTGAGACATTTTACGCCGAAAACATGAAAGGCGCGCGTTTTTTGGCAGTGCATATAAGAAGCAGTGATAAATTAACCGAAGTGAAACATCTCCATGAATTAAACCAACGTTATCCCCGGGAAATAGAAAAAGTGCTTGAAACCAATCCGGGAATGCGGATATTTTTAATGACCGACTGTATTGACATTCTGGAAGAATACAGAGAAAGGTACGGAAGTCTGCTGGTTTATACCGACTGCAGAAGGGTACCAAAGGACGGGCCGGGTGTCCATTACCAGGAATATCACGATAACAGGGTAAAAGGGTTTGAAATAATCAGGGACAGCTGGCTTGCGGCAAAATGTGATTATTTCATCGGAAACGGCTATTCAAACGTGTCGTTTGGAATCTGTGAGCTTAAAGACTGGAGAAATGACAGGATTAAACTCTTATATTGA
- the yneA gene encoding cell division suppressor protein YneA, with the protein MRIYGLRNEKGFFIIMFLIFIIAVFIIDSVKSSGENVNREYKVITVRQGDTLWDIADKYRGKTEIRKYIYRIKKLNGLDDSTIYAGQKLYLP; encoded by the coding sequence ATGAGAATATATGGCCTCAGAAATGAAAAAGGATTTTTTATTATTATGTTTTTAATATTCATAATTGCGGTGTTTATTATTGATTCGGTCAAATCGTCCGGTGAGAACGTAAACAGGGAATATAAAGTTATTACCGTCAGACAGGGTGATACCCTTTGGGACATTGCGGACAAATATAGGGGTAAAACAGAAATCCGGAAATACATATACCGGATAAAAAAACTGAATGGGCTTGATGATTCAACGATCTATGCGGGCCAGAAACTGTACCTTCCCTGA
- a CDS encoding YggT family protein produces the protein MADILSTAVVLFFRIVEILILLRVVFSWFPLGRENRFVIFIHAITEPILSPIRNMIARSAFGKSMMFDFSPLLAYLLLGFAEYVILMIIARL, from the coding sequence ATGGCGGATATACTGAGCACGGCGGTGGTCCTGTTTTTCAGAATTGTAGAAATACTTATACTGTTACGTGTTGTTTTTTCGTGGTTTCCTTTGGGAAGAGAGAACAGGTTTGTAATATTTATCCATGCAATTACAGAACCGATACTGTCTCCCATAAGGAATATGATTGCAAGATCTGCGTTCGGAAAAAGCATGATGTTCGATTTCTCTCCGCTTCTGGCTTATTTGTTGCTGGGATTTGCTGAATATGTAATCCTGATGATAATAGCCAGACTTTAG
- a CDS encoding mannose-1-phosphate guanylyltransferase, which translates to MEKFAILMAGGSGTRLWPLSKEASPKQFIPVEGENPMLVQTVIRLSGVVEPERCFIITNLRLTDITKNTVRKYIPEENILTEPERKNTAACIAYATLVLKKRYGEGVLCFVPADGYVRDKDSYAEAVKQAFNTAEKNDAIVIIGVKPSYPADGYGYIHAGPETDTGSGISKVLDFIEKPSLERAKQLILSDDYLWNCGIVVGTTGAILRNIQKYLPEHYNKLSEALEEEEKGVSEAVEKAYGELQSISFDNGVLEKCAESLYVVRAYFDWDDIGSIDALAKTIEADPDGNRVQGRHIGINTTNSIIFGKDIAICTIDLDNMIVAGTKDEVLVCPRDKSQKIKMLVDKLKQQGHEDLL; encoded by the coding sequence ATGGAGAAATTTGCCATACTTATGGCCGGTGGATCGGGCACAAGGCTGTGGCCCCTTTCAAAGGAAGCAAGCCCAAAACAGTTCATACCCGTTGAAGGCGAAAACCCTATGCTGGTACAGACCGTCATAAGGCTTAGCGGGGTTGTAGAACCCGAACGGTGCTTTATCATAACTAACCTTCGCTTGACTGATATTACCAAAAACACAGTCAGGAAATATATTCCTGAAGAAAATATACTGACCGAACCCGAAAGAAAAAATACTGCCGCATGCATTGCGTATGCAACACTGGTGCTTAAGAAAAGATACGGAGAAGGAGTACTGTGCTTTGTACCCGCCGACGGATACGTAAGGGACAAGGACAGTTACGCGGAGGCGGTGAAACAGGCTTTTAATACCGCTGAAAAAAACGATGCGATTGTCATTATCGGTGTTAAGCCTTCCTATCCTGCGGACGGATATGGCTATATCCATGCCGGACCTGAAACTGATACAGGTTCGGGAATATCGAAAGTACTTGATTTTATTGAAAAGCCTTCTTTGGAACGGGCAAAGCAACTTATTCTTTCGGACGATTATCTTTGGAACTGCGGGATAGTGGTGGGTACAACAGGGGCAATTTTACGCAACATACAGAAATACTTGCCTGAGCATTACAACAAACTTTCGGAGGCTTTGGAAGAGGAAGAAAAAGGAGTTTCCGAAGCTGTTGAAAAGGCTTATGGAGAGCTTCAGAGTATTTCCTTTGACAACGGCGTTCTTGAAAAATGCGCAGAATCGCTATATGTCGTGAGAGCATATTTTGACTGGGATGATATTGGAAGCATAGATGCTCTTGCGAAAACCATTGAGGCCGATCCTGACGGAAACAGGGTTCAGGGAAGGCATATCGGGATAAATACCACAAATTCCATTATATTTGGAAAGGATATCGCCATATGCACGATAGATCTGGACAACATGATTGTGGCTGGTACAAAGGATGAGGTACTGGTTTGCCCCAGGGATAAATCCCAAAAAATAAAAATGCTTGTCGACAAACTTAAGCAACAGGGGCATGAGGATCTCCTGTGA